Proteins from a single region of Primulina tabacum isolate GXHZ01 chromosome 5, ASM2559414v2, whole genome shotgun sequence:
- the LOC142546425 gene encoding vacuolar cation/proton exchanger 3 translates to MAEAWAMENGNTKGLSKDMKHGRTAHNMSSSSLRKKSDLSLVNRVRVGFLRSFLANLQEVLLGTKLSVLFLAIPFAIVAHYCHFGNPWVFALSLLGITPLAERVSFLTEQIAFYTGPTVGGLLNATCGNATEMIIAILALINHKVSVVKYSLLGSILSNLLLVLGSSLFCGGIANISEQQKFDRRQADVNSLLLFLGLLCHVLPMMFKFAGKSVEQTAVGILQLSRASCIIMLIAYIAYLIFQLWTHRQLFEAQEDDDVYDDDVSEETTVIGFWSGFIWLVFMTGIIAVLSEYVVATIEDASNSWGLSVNFISVILLPIVGNAAEHAGAIIFAFKNKLDISLGVALGSATQIAMFVVPVSVIVSWIMGNNMDLDFHILETSSLAISILVTAFTLQDGTSHYMKGLVLLLCYVVIAACFFVFKTPFINDGSASNIRLMNTSQGQEIMRI, encoded by the exons ATGGCGGAAGCATGGGCCATGGAGAACGGGAACACCAAGGGGCTGAGCAAGGATATGAAACATGGCCGCACAGCGCACAACATGTCCTCGTCTTCCCTGCGCAAGAAATCCGATCTTTCTCTTGTTAACAGAGTAAGGGTCGGATTTCTGCGAAGCTTTCTGGCAAACCTGCAGGAGGTTTTGCTGGGAACCAAGCTCTCCGTGCTGTTTCTGGCCATCCCTTTCGCCATTGTTGCGCATTATTGTCATTTTGGGAAT CCATGGGTATTTGCTTTAAGCTTACTCGGAATCACTCCCCTTGCCGAACGAGTTAGTTTTCTCACAGA GCAAATTGCTTTCTATACAGGGCCAACAG TTGGAGGACTCTTGAACGCAACATGTGGAAATGCAACAGAGATGATAATAGCCATACTTGCGCTAATCAACCACAAAGTTTCTGTGGTCAAATACTCTCTATTGGGATCTATTCTTTCTAATCTTCTTCTGGTTCTTGGCTCCTCTCTCTTCTGTGGTGGCATTGCCAACATTTCGGAACAACAAAAATTCGATCGA AGACAGGCAGATGTCAACTCATTGCTTTTGTTCCTGGGATTATTGTGCCATGTACTGCCTATGATGTTCAAATTTGCTGGAAAATCTGTTGAACAAACAGCGGTTGGGATACTCCAATTGTCTAGGGCAAGCTGCATTATCATGCTCATTGCATACATTGCATATCTAATCTTCCAGTTATGGACTCATCGACAATTATTCGAAGCTCAAGAG GACGACGATGTTTACGATGATGATGTATCAGAAGAAACCACAGTTATAGGGTTTTGGAGTGGATTTATTTGGTTAGTTTTCATGACCGGAATCATAGCTGTTCTGTCCGAATACGTTGTTGCCACAATCGAA GATGCATCGAATTCTTGGGGGTTATCCGTCAACTTCATCAGTGTGATTTTACTACCAATTGTGGGAAATGCGGCAGAACATGCCGGGGCTATCATTTTTGCATTCAAGAACAAATTG GATATATCTTTAGGCGTGGCACTAGGTTCAGCAACTCAAATTGCCATGTTCGTG gtcCCAGTAAGTGTAATTGTTTCTTGGATCATGGGTAACAACATGGATCTTGACTTCCATATCCTGGAAACAAGTTCTCTTGCCATTTCAATTCTGGTCACAGCATTCACTTTACAA GATGGAACGTCACACTACATGAAGGGTTTGGTTCTTCTGTTGTGCTATGTAGTTATTGCCGCATGCTTCTTCGTGTTCAAAACGCCATTTATCA ACGATGGAAGTGCTTCAAACATAAGGCTAATGAACACCTCCCAGGGTCAGGAAATCATGAGAATCTGA